AGCTCGAGCGGGATCTGGTGATCGACGAAATACTGCATCAACTCGGGATCCTGCCCGAGAGTGATTCCGTGCCCAATCCGGTGCGCGCCGCAATAGAACACCGCCTGTCGAATCGAGTCGGGTCCCCACGATTCGCCGGCGTGAACGGTGAGGTTCAGCAGATTATTGCGAGCGTAATAGAACGCATGAAGGTGATGTTTTGGAGGGTTGCCTGCCTCGCCGCCTGCGAGGTCGAACGCCACGACTCCTTTGTCGCGGAGCTTCACCGCGATTTCCGCCTGCATCAGGGACGCACTTTCCATGCGATCTCTCAGGCCACATACGACGATGCGAGCGATAATCGGATACTTGTCTTCTGCCCGCTGCAAGCCCGCTCGAACGGCCTCGAGCACTTTCTCGAGACTCAGATTCTCACGCGTGCACAGAATGGGGGCGAACCGGACTTCGAGATACCGGACGTTCTCGGACGCATTGTCTTCCGCCAGTTCGAACGCGATTCGCTCCAGCGCTGCTGCCGTCTGCATGACCGGTATCGTGTAGCGGAACCAGGAGAGGTACGACTCGAGAGTCTCAGAGGCATCGATTGTCTTGAGAATCTCCGTGAGTTCGGATTCGGTCGATGCGGGAAGGAGGTCGAGCTTGCCCTGTTCGGTGGCCAGTTCGAGTAATGTGGAAAGGCGCATCGACCCGTCGAGGTGGCAATGCAGATCTGCCTTGGGCCACGCCAGAATATCGTTCCGCGAGAGAACGGCGGCGGATTGGGGAGGGGAGTCGACCATAACTGCTTTCTTGATCAAGTTAGTGGGCTGTTTCCGACCTTGCAACGGCGCCGCGTGATAGGAACAGGCAGAGTGAGGCTTCGTTTCCAATCGCGGCACGCACGTTACTTTTCGTGGCTGCTTTTGTTTGCGTCTTGTAACTTCGAAGCGATTTCGTTCTCAATCGGGAGCGGCGGTCGCAGCGTGCGCCGCCTGCATCATCCCAACCAACGCGAGGTGTTTATATGGGTAGTCTAGGCCCAATGGAGATTCTACTGATCTTTCTGGCCATTCTGCTGATTTTCGGGGCCAAGCGTATTCCCGAGATTGCTCGGGGAATGGGCAAGGGAATCAAGGAATTTCGCTCCGCAACTCGCGACATCAGCAATGAGCTGACGCTGGACGACAAAGAGAACCGGATACACACACCACGTCCTCCGGCGCAGGGCACACCCGCTCCACGACAGGATACGGCGACCCCCGAACGCGATGAATCCGCGGCGCAGAGCTAGCGATCCGATCCCCGGGGAGTGTCCGCAAGATGAATCGATCAACATTTGTTGATGACCGCCGGCGGTTGTTGGCGGGCGAGACCAGTTGTGAGCAGCTGGTCTCGTCATATCTCGACGTCGTCGGCGAAAAGAACGACGATCTGAATGCACTGCTTTCTGTCAGCGGTGAGCAGGCCGTCCATGCAGCGCGGACCGTTGACAGTCGATTTGCAGCGGCGGAGTCCTTGCCAATGGCCGGGGCCGTGGTAGCCGTCAAGGATGTGCTCTGTATTGAAGGAGATCCTGTGACGTGCGGCTCTCACATCCTGGAGGGCTTCCGATCGCTCTATACGGCGACGTCGGTGCAGCGACTGCAGGAGGCCGGGGCGGTCGTCATCGGCAAGGCGAATTGCGATGAGTTTGCGATGGGCTCGTCCAACGAGAACTCGTACTTCGGGCCGGTCAGGAATCCGGTTGCGCCGGATCGTGTGCCGGGCGGATCGTCCGGGGGGTCGGCGGCGGCCGTAGCAGCCGGAATGTGTAACCTCGCGCTGGGCTCGGACACCGGAGGCTCGATCCGGCAGCCGGCGGCCTTCTGCGGAGTTGTGGGGCTGAAGCCGACCTATGGTCGAATCAGCCGGTACGGCCTTGTTGCCTACGCTTCATCACTCGACAGCGTCGGCCCGATGGCCAATTCGGTCGAGGACGTTGCTGCGGCTCTGACGGTGATGGCGGGCGTGGACACGTCCGATTCCACCAGCGCCCCCGTGGATGTCCCTGATTTCGCGCCCGCTGTGACGCGAGGCGTTGAAGGCCTTCGCGTGGGTGTGCCCTCCGAATTCATGGGTGAAGGCCTCGATCCCGAAATTCGAGCCCGTCTCGAAGAGCAACTCGGCGTACTGGAATCCGGCGGCGCGCTGATCAGGGAAGTGACATTGCCGCATACGAGTTACGGCATCGCAGCATACTATGTACTGGCCACAGCGGAAGCGTCCAGTAATCTCGCCCGGTACGACGGCGTCCGGTATGGCTACCGATCGGCAAAGAATCCGACGGACGGGCGAGAGTCCAGTTTCGACCTCGCAGCCATGTACTCGCGCTCCCGAACCGAAGGCTTCGGCGCCGAAGTGAAGAGGAGAATCATGCTGGGCACCTACGTCCTGTCCTCAGGATACTACGATGCGTACTATGCCCGCGCGCAGCGCGTGCGCGCCCTTATTCGACGTGACTTCGATAGCGCGTTCGAGCAGGTGGATGTACTTTTGACACCGGCTACGCCAACACCGGCGTTCGAACTGGGCAGCAAGGCGCACGACCCTCTCGAGATGTACCTCAGCGACATTTTTACCGTT
The Rhodothermales bacterium DNA segment above includes these coding regions:
- the add gene encoding adenosine deaminase, with protein sequence MVDSPPQSAAVLSRNDILAWPKADLHCHLDGSMRLSTLLELATEQGKLDLLPASTESELTEILKTIDASETLESYLSWFRYTIPVMQTAAALERIAFELAEDNASENVRYLEVRFAPILCTRENLSLEKVLEAVRAGLQRAEDKYPIIARIVVCGLRDRMESASLMQAEIAVKLRDKGVVAFDLAGGEAGNPPKHHLHAFYYARNNLLNLTVHAGESWGPDSIRQAVFYCGAHRIGHGITLGQDPELMQYFVDHQIPLELCPTSNVQTKVVASFEDHPIRAFVDAGVPVTVNTDNRLFSRTTVTDELLKVHTRCGVGAKDLREVALNGFRYAFLHWERKQALLREVTLDMPMGPSSHSPVW
- a CDS encoding twin-arginine translocase TatA/TatE family subunit is translated as MGSLGPMEILLIFLAILLIFGAKRIPEIARGMGKGIKEFRSATRDISNELTLDDKENRIHTPRPPAQGTPAPRQDTATPERDESAAQS
- the gatA gene encoding Asp-tRNA(Asn)/Glu-tRNA(Gln) amidotransferase subunit GatA, whose amino-acid sequence is MNRSTFVDDRRRLLAGETSCEQLVSSYLDVVGEKNDDLNALLSVSGEQAVHAARTVDSRFAAAESLPMAGAVVAVKDVLCIEGDPVTCGSHILEGFRSLYTATSVQRLQEAGAVVIGKANCDEFAMGSSNENSYFGPVRNPVAPDRVPGGSSGGSAAAVAAGMCNLALGSDTGGSIRQPAAFCGVVGLKPTYGRISRYGLVAYASSLDSVGPMANSVEDVAAALTVMAGVDTSDSTSAPVDVPDFAPAVTRGVEGLRVGVPSEFMGEGLDPEIRARLEEQLGVLESGGALIREVTLPHTSYGIAAYYVLATAEASSNLARYDGVRYGYRSAKNPTDGRESSFDLAAMYSRSRTEGFGAEVKRRIMLGTYVLSSGYYDAYYARAQRVRALIRRDFDSAFEQVDVLLTPATPTPAFELGSKAHDPLEMYLSDIFTVTANLAGIPGLVVPAGLHSSGLPIGLQFLGRHFDEASILAAGHFLMDRVHSSSV